TGAAAACAGGTGATGCGCAGGCAATGAACCTTACCTCGATGCGATGCGGGGGCCGTATCGCACAGTTCATTACCGTCGAATCCCGGGATGAACTGATGAGACTATTAGCCGGAATAAATGAATATATCATATTGGGCGGAGGATTTAACACGATATTTTCCGACGGATTGACGCTTACGCCAGTAATAAGACTGGGGGAGGCATTTGAGGCGGTAGACGCGGATGAATCCGGGATGCTTTATGCAGGCGGCGGTGCGAGCATTGCCTCGATACTTACCCTGTGCAGGGAAAAGGGGCTTTCCGGCATGGAGTTCATGGCCGGCATTCCGGGGACCATAGGCGGTGCGGTCAGGATGAATGCAGGAACGAATGATAAAGGCATTATGGATGTCGTATCGTTTGTCGAACTGATGGATGCAACCGGTTCAAGAAGGATGGAAAAGGCCGAAATCGATTACGGCTACAGGCATACGGAACTGCCGTCAAAGGCGGTGATAACCGGCGTCGGGTTATCCCTTGAGGTTACATCTCCCGATGATGTCAGGGCCAGGATCTCTTCATTCATGGACAAACGCAGAAATCAGCCGAGAGGACTGTCAAGCGGGTGCATATTCAAGAATCCCGAAGGTTCTTCCGCCGGCTATCTTATAGACAAGGCGGGTCTCAAGGGGTGCCGTGTGGGCGGTGCTGTGGTCTCGGACGTGCACGCCAATTTCATAATCAACGAGGGCAGCGCCTCGACAACGGACATTCTGAAACTTATAGCGATTATCAAAGATGAGGTAAGAAAACAGTTCTCAATAGAACTTCAAGAGGAGGTTGTAATAATTGCTTAAGGATTACAGGGACAGGTTCAGGGTTAAGTCCTCGAAAAAAAAGGTCATAAGGATCAATGCCTTTTTGAGGGTATTAATGTGGTCCAGCCTGGGCCTGTCATTCGCCATACTGATATTCTGCGCTGTTGCGTATATTTCAAGCAGCAAGATTTTCAATATAAAGAACATTACGATAAGGGGGTGTTCATATCTGAGGCAGGAGGAGATTCTTGCACTTCTCGACATCGAAAAGGGAGACGGAATTTTCAAAGCCGATCTTACCGCCGCGAGGAACAGGCTGAAGGAACATCTATGGATCGAAGACCTCACAATTTCAAGAAGACTATTACCTGCTTCGATCGTAGTTTCAGTAAAGGAACAGGTGCCTGCCGCGGCGATAAACATAAACGAAAAATGGTATGTGGCGAACGCAAAAGGAAAAATATTTGCCCCATTGCCGAAGGGATATAAGGGTCTTATCATAAAATCAATTGGTTATGTCCCTAACGCTGATGAAATGGTTGAAATCCTTACGAGGTGCATGGCCGCAAACAGGCTCCTGGCCTCGAAAAAATTAAATATAGAAAGTATTGAAATTGAGTCTTGTAAACGGATGACAATAAGACTTAAAACAGGTATAAGTATTACAACTCTGGGAGACATAACTCCGGCCAAAATCGATACCGCTTTGTATGTCATGCAGGAACTCGGGCCGGGGCCGGGGACCATGCTTGATTTGAGCTGTGAAGACAAGATTGTTTTGCATAACCCCCTTAGGGAGGAGGGATTAAAAACAGGTGTCAGCAAAGCGGGATAGGATTATAGTTGGCCTGGATATAGGCACAACAAAGATATGCTGCCTCATTACCGAGCGAAGGGAAAATTCGCTGGAAGTGACGGGCTTCGGACAGTCCGAGTCCATGGGACTGAGAAGGGGCCTTGTCGTAAACATGGAGCAAACCGTCGAGGCCATACGCAGGGCAGTGGAAGATGCGGAAAAAATGGCGGGTATCAGGATCGACGATGTATATACGGGGATTGCGGGCGGCCATATTCAGGGCATCAGCACGAACGGTGTAATCGCTATCAAGGGAGAGGAGATAACCGAAACTGACAAGAAGCGTGTGGTCGAGCAGGCAAAGGATTTTGCGAAACCTGTCGGCGTCGAGATAATACATGTGCTTCCGCAGGAATTCACCGTTGACGATATCCCGGGTGTAACCGATCCTGTCGGCATGGCAGGGACAAAGCTTGAGGCAAAGGTGCATATTGTGACCGGGTCTGTATCCGCAGTCAGCAATATCTCCAAATGTGCACAGAAGGCCGGTCTGGGCCTTCATGACATAGTGCTCCAGCAGATCGCATCCGCGCAGGCCGTTCTGACGCCCGACGAGAGAAAGCTGGGGGTGGTGCTGATGGATATAGGCGGTGGAACCACCGACATAGCCATATTCAATGACGGGGCGATCAGACATACGGCGGTTATTCCGCTCGGCGGCGATCATGTGACGAACGACATTGCAGTCGGGTTGAGGACGCCGATTGCTGAAGCGGAAAGGATCAAGATAAGATACGGTCATGCAATTTCATCAAAAGTGCCCCAGGATGAGCATATAGAAGTGCCGTCAATAGGCGGCGATATGATTAATAACATCCCAAGAAGGCATCTTTGTGAAATCATCGAGGACAGAATGGTCGAATTCATGAAGATCGCATATACCGAGATGAGAAATACGGGCCTTGCTGAAGACATGCATGCAGGGCTTGTTATCACGGGCGGAGCCAGCTGTCTTGAAGGTCTTGCACAGCTTGCCGAAGGAATTATGCATATGCCGGTCCGCATAGGAAAACCCAGGGGGGCCAAAGGCCTTGCCGAACTTGTCGACAATCCGGCTTATGCAACGGTTGTGGGGCTTTGTCTTTACGGAACCGAGAGTCCGTCGTTTTCCACAGGTTTTTCAGGTGAAGGCATTTTCGAAAAGATTTGGGAAAGAATGATCCGCTGGTTCAAAGAGGTTTTTTAAAAAAATAAGGAGGGGATATGTTCGTATTGGAAGAAGTCGAGCAGTCAGGGGCTAAAATCAAGGTCATAGGTGTTGGCGGCTGCGGGTGCAATGCGGTTAACAACATGATCGGCAGCAACATCAAGGGTGTTGACTTTCTGGCCTGTAATACGGACTCGCAGACGCTGAAGAAATCCCTGTCGGCAAACAGGGTTCAGATCGGATCAAAGCTCCTCAAGGGTATGGGGGCGGGCGGAAATCCCGAGAC
This genomic window from Desulfomonilia bacterium contains:
- the murB gene encoding UDP-N-acetylmuramate dehydrogenase gives rise to the protein MKTGDAQAMNLTSMRCGGRIAQFITVESRDELMRLLAGINEYIILGGGFNTIFSDGLTLTPVIRLGEAFEAVDADESGMLYAGGGASIASILTLCREKGLSGMEFMAGIPGTIGGAVRMNAGTNDKGIMDVVSFVELMDATGSRRMEKAEIDYGYRHTELPSKAVITGVGLSLEVTSPDDVRARISSFMDKRRNQPRGLSSGCIFKNPEGSSAGYLIDKAGLKGCRVGGAVVSDVHANFIINEGSASTTDILKLIAIIKDEVRKQFSIELQEEVVIIA
- the ftsA gene encoding cell division protein FtsA, with amino-acid sequence MSAKRDRIIVGLDIGTTKICCLITERRENSLEVTGFGQSESMGLRRGLVVNMEQTVEAIRRAVEDAEKMAGIRIDDVYTGIAGGHIQGISTNGVIAIKGEEITETDKKRVVEQAKDFAKPVGVEIIHVLPQEFTVDDIPGVTDPVGMAGTKLEAKVHIVTGSVSAVSNISKCAQKAGLGLHDIVLQQIASAQAVLTPDERKLGVVLMDIGGGTTDIAIFNDGAIRHTAVIPLGGDHVTNDIAVGLRTPIAEAERIKIRYGHAISSKVPQDEHIEVPSIGGDMINNIPRRHLCEIIEDRMVEFMKIAYTEMRNTGLAEDMHAGLVITGGASCLEGLAQLAEGIMHMPVRIGKPRGAKGLAELVDNPAYATVVGLCLYGTESPSFSTGFSGEGIFEKIWERMIRWFKEVF
- a CDS encoding FtsQ-type POTRA domain-containing protein, with protein sequence MLKDYRDRFRVKSSKKKVIRINAFLRVLMWSSLGLSFAILIFCAVAYISSSKIFNIKNITIRGCSYLRQEEILALLDIEKGDGIFKADLTAARNRLKEHLWIEDLTISRRLLPASIVVSVKEQVPAAAININEKWYVANAKGKIFAPLPKGYKGLIIKSIGYVPNADEMVEILTRCMAANRLLASKKLNIESIEIESCKRMTIRLKTGISITTLGDITPAKIDTALYVMQELGPGPGTMLDLSCEDKIVLHNPLREEGLKTGVSKAG